A region of Cucumis melo cultivar AY chromosome 2, USDA_Cmelo_AY_1.0, whole genome shotgun sequence DNA encodes the following proteins:
- the LOC103501533 gene encoding dnaJ homolog subfamily C GRV2 isoform X2 — MNSLVRFAEEPQMFAIEFNDGCPVHVYASTSRDNLLAAIRDVLQTEGQYPVPVLPRLTMPGHRIDPPCGRVYLQFGQQQSVIDSENASMHLKHLAAAAKDAVAESGSIPGSRAKLWRRIREFNACIPYSGVPSNIEVPEVTLMALITMLPAAPNLPPESPPLPPPSPKAAATVMGFISCLRRLLASTSAASHVMSFPAAVGRIMGLLRNGSEGVAAEAAGLIAVLIGGGPGDSNLVTDSKGERHATIIHTKSVLFAHQGYVVILVNRLKPMSISPLLSMAVVEVLDAMICEPHGETTQFPVFVELLRQVAGLKRRLFALFGHPAESVRETVAVIMRTIAEEDAIAAESMRDAALRDGAILRHLSHAFFLPAGERREVSRQLVALWADSYQPALDLLSRVLPPGLVAYLHTRSDGVMHEDSNLEGSYSRRQRRLLQRRGRTGRVTTSQDQNLLNSNFETGDPSKQISSGPVSTIQASVAHPSDNVIGDGTSAQRDQSGVPSSIDVPSTTIHEASEPNIECADANQESGLPAPAQVVVENTPVGSGRLLCNWPEFWRAFSLDHNRADLIWNERTRQELRETLQAEVHKLDVEKERSEDIVPGVTPVGESMTSQDSLPKISWNYSEFLVSYPSLSKEVCVGQYYLRLLLESNSTGRVQDFPLRDPVAFFRALYHRFLCDADTGLTVDGTIPDELGASDDWCDMGRLDGFGGGGGSSVRELCARAMSIVYEQHHQTIGPFEGTAHITVLLDRTDDRALRHRLLLLLKALMKVLSNVEACVLVGGCVLAVDLLTVVHEASERTAIPLESNLLAATAFMEPLKEWMFIDKENAKVGPLEKDAIRRLWSKKAIDWTTRCWASGMLDWKRLRDIRELRWALAVRVPVLTPAQIGETALSILHSMVSAHSDLDDAGEIVTPTPRVKRILSSPRCLPHIAQAMLSGEPNIVEFSAALLRAIVTRNPKAMIRLYSTGAFYFALAYPGSNLLSIAQLFSVTHVHQAFHGGEEAAVSSSLPLAKRSVLGGLLPESLLYVLERSGPAAFAAAMVSDSDTPEIIWTHKMRAENLICQVLQHLGDFPQKLSQHCHCLYEYAPMPPVTYQELRDEMWCHRYYLRNLCDEIRFPNWPIVEHVEFLQSLLVMWREELTRRPMDLSEEEACKILEISLEDVSKNDSNMKHSSENGEEMFGISRQVENIDEEKLKRQYRKLAMKYHPDKNPEGREKFLAVQKAYERLQATMQGLQGPQPWRLLLLLKGQCILYRRYGNVLEPFKYAGYPMLLNAVTVDKEDNNFLASDRAPLLVAASELLWLTCASSSLNGEELVRDSGIKLLAVLLSRCMCVVQPTTSANEPSAIIVTNVMRTFSVLSQFDSARVEMLEFSGLVDDIVHCTELELIPAAVDAALQTIAHVSVSSEFQDALLKAGVLWYLLPLLLQYDATAEDSDTKESHGVGASVQIAKNLHALRASQALSRLSGMCSDDSLTPYNQAAADALRRLLTPKVASLLKDPEPKDLLSKINANLESPEIIWNSSTRAELLKFVDQQRSSQGPDGSYDLKDSHEFVYEALSKELYVGNVYLRVYNDQPDFEISCPEVFGVALVEFIADLVHNQYFVDSASQNKPVITSDSCSSQNELNSSVQSPKAEQLNNEASGSISQLGEPVDTMSASDGQGPEEEEALLVKNLQFGLISLKNLLTRYPNLASIFSTKDKLLPLFECFSVAVPSKCNIAQLCLGVLSLLTAYAPCLEAMVADGSGLLLLLQMLHSNPQCREGVLHVLYALASTAELAWSAAKHGGVVYILEILLPLQDEIPLQQRAAAASLLGKLIGQPMHGPRVAITLARFLPDGLVSVIRDGPGEAVVAAVDQTTETPELVWTSAMAASLSAQIATMASDLYREQMKGRVIDWDVPEQASTQQEMRDEPQVGGIYVRLFLKDPKFPLRNPKRFLEGLLDQYLSSIAATHYDTQAFNPELPLLLSAALVSLLRVHPALADHVGYLGYVPKLVSAVAYEARRETMSSGEANNGNYEERTHEPSDESEQPAQTPQERVRLSCLRVLHQLAASTTCAEAMAATSVGTPQVVPLLMKAIGWNGGSILALETLKRVVVAGNRARDALVAQGLKVGLVEVLLGLLDWRAGGRNGLCSQMKWNESEASIGRVLAIEVLHAFATEGAHCSKVRDILDSSEVWSAYKDQKHDLFLPSNAQSAAAGVAGLIENSSSRLTYALAAPPTQTSRPSNGK; from the exons ATGAA CTCCCTCGTGCGGTTTGCAGAGGAGCCCCAGATGTTTGCCATTGAATTCAATGACGGATGTCCTGTTCAT GTATATGCCAGTACGTCTCGTGATAACTTACTTGCAGCCATTCGGGATGTATTGCAAACAGAA GGTCAGTACCCAGTACCTGTGTTACCTAGGCTAACAATGCCTGGTCATCGTATTGATCCCCCATGTGGAAGAGTCTACCTACAATTTGGCCAACAGCAATCTGTCATTGATTCGGAAAATGCATCCATGCATTTGAAGCACTTAGCAGCAGCTGCTAAGGATGCTGTGGCTGAAAGTGGTTCAATACCTGGATCAAGAGCTAAACTTTGGCGTAGAATAAGGGAGTTTAATGCATGTATACCTTACAGTGGGGTTCCTTCCAACATTGAAGTACCCGAGGTGACCCTCATGGCCTTGATCACAATGCTTCCAGCTGCACCAAATCTTCCTCCTGAGTCCCCTCCATTGCCACctccttcacctaaagcagcTGCAACTGTAATGGGCTTCATCTCATGTTTACGTCGATTGTTAGCATCAACAAGTGCAGCGTCACATGTGATGTCATTTCCCGCTGCTGTTGGGAGAATAATGGGTTTGCTTAGAAATGGTTCTGAGGGTGTAGCAGCTGAAGCTGCAGGCCTAATTGCAGTGCTTATTGGTGGTGGGCCTGGTGATTCAAATCTGGTAACTGATTCTAAAGGAGAGCGGCATGCTACAATCATTCATACCAAGTCAGTGTTGTTTGCTCATCAAGGTTATGTGGTTATTCTTGTCAACAGACTGAAGCCAATGTCTATTTCTCCTTTGCTTTCGATGGCTGTTGTTGAAGTGCTTGATGCGATGATATGTGAACCACATGGTGAAACAACACAATTTCCTGTTTTTGTTGAATTGTTGCGCCAAGTGGCTGGCCTCAAGCGTCGCTTGTTTGCACTCTTTGGACATCCCGCTGAAAGTGTGAGAGAAACTGTGGCTGTGATAATGCGCACAATTGCAGAAGAAGATGCAATTGCAGCAGAGTCAATGCGTGATGCTGCTTTACGAGATGGTGCTATATTAAGGCATTTATCACATGCATTTTTCCTTCCAGCTGGTGAGAGACGTGAGGTTAGTCGGCAGTTAGTTGCTCTATGGGCAGACTCTTATCAACCAGCTTTGGATTTGTTATCTAGAGTTTTGCCTCCCGGACTTGTTGCATATTTACACACACGATCTGATGGAGTAATGCATGAGGATTCAAATCTGGAAGGATCATATAGTAGACGACAGAGACGCTTACTCCAGAGGAGAGGCCGTACAGGTAGAGTGACAACATCTCAAGATCAAAATTTGCTAAATAGTAATTTTGAGACTGGTGATCCCTCTAAGCAGATAAGTAGTGGTCCAGTTTCAACCATTCAAGCTTCTGTTGCTCATCCTAGTGACAATGTAATTGGTGATGGTACTTCAGCCCAACGTGATCAATCTGGTGTTCCTTCTTCGATTGACGTTCCGAGTACTACCATACATGAGGCGTCAGAACCAAATATTGAGTGTGCTGATGCTAATCAGGAGTCGGGACTTCCTGCTCCTGCTCAGGTTGTTGTGGAGAACACTCCTGTTGGATCTGGCAGGCTACTCTGTAATTGGCCTGAATTTTGGCGAGCTTTTAGCCTTGATCATAATCGTGCTGATTTGATTTGGAATGAGCGCACAAGACAAGAACTACGTGAGACATTGCAAGCTGAGGTTCATAAATTAGATGTTGAAAAGGAACGGTCTGAAGATATTGTACCTGGGGTCACCCCTGTTGGAGAAAGTATGACTAGTCAAGATAGCCTGCCAAAAATTTCTTGGAACTATTCTGAGTTCTTAGTTAGCTATCCTAGTTTGTCTAAAGAAGTTTGTGTAGGTCAATATTATTTACGATTGTTGCTTGAAAGCAACAGTACAGGCAGGGTTCAGGATTTTCCACTCCGGGACCCGGTTGCTTTCTTTAGAGCACTTTATCATCGATTCTTATGTGATGCGGACACAGGACTCACAGTAGATGGTACCATTCCTGATGAATTGGGTGCATCTGATGATTGGTGTGATATGGGAAGACTGGATGGTTTTGGAGGAGGTGGGGGCTCTTCTGTTAGAGAGCTATGTGCAAGGGCTATGTCAATTGTCTATGAACAGCATCATCAAACTATTGGTCCATTTGAAGGCACTGCTCATATAACAGTTCTCTTGGATCGAACAGATGATAGAGCTTTGAGgcatcgtcttcttcttcttttgaag GCATTAATGAAGGTATTGTCAAATGTAGAGGCATGTGTTTTGGTTGGAGGATGTGTATTAGCTGTTGATCTGCTGACGGTGGTTCATGAAGCCTCGGAGAGAACTGCTATTCCTTTAGAGTCTAATTTGCTTGCCGCTACTGCTTTTATGGAACCTCTCAAAGAGTGGATGTTTATTGACAAAGAGAATGCAAAGGTTGGGCCATTGGAGAAGGACGCCATTAGAAGACTCTGGTCAAAGAAAGCTATTGATTGGACAACACGATGCTGGGCTTCTGGAATGCTTGACTGGAAGAGATTGCGTGATATACGTGAGCTGCGGTGGGCATTAGCTGTTCGAGTTCCTGTTCTTACACCAGCTCAG ATTGGCGAGACAGCACTATCCATTTTACATAGTATGGTATCTGCACATTCGGACTTGGATGATGCTGGAGAGATAGTCACGCCAACCCCTAGAGTAAAACGAATCTTGTCCAGTCCAAGGTGCCTTCCACATATCGCTCAG GCTATGCTCTCTGGGGAACCAAACATTGTGGAATTTTCAGCTGCTTTATTAAGAGCTATTGTCACCAGAAATCCCAAAGCCATGATTCGTCTTTACAGCACTGGTGCATTCTATTTTGCCCTTGCCTATCCAGGATCTAACCTTCTTTCTATCGCACAACTCTTCTCAGTGACTCATGTCCATCAAGCATTTCATGGTGGAGAAGAGGCTGCAGTTTCCTCTTCTTTGCCTCTTGCCAAGCGTAGTGTTTTGGGTGGACTTCTTCCTGAATCCCTGCTCTATGTATTGGAGCGCAGTGGCCCAGCTGCATTTGCTGCTGCAATGGTTTCTGACTCAGATACTCCCGAGATCATATGGACTCACAAAATGAGAGCAGAAAACCTTATTTGTCAG GTTTTACAGCATCTTGGCGATTTTCCCCAAAAATTGTCACAGCATTGCCATTGTTTATATGAGTATGCCCCTATGCCACCAGTGACTTATCAAGAGTTGAGGGATGAAATGTGGTGCCACCGTTACTATCTGAGGAACTTATGTGATGAGATACGATTTCCCAACTGGCCAATTGTTGAGCATGTTGAATTTCTTCAGTCATTACTTGTTATGTGGCGTGAAGAATTAACACGCAGACCTATGGATCTCTCTGAAGAAGAAGCTTGCAAAATATTGGAAATTTCTCTGGAAGACGTGTCAAAGAATGATAGTAATATGAAACATTCTTCTGAAAATGGTGAAGAAATGTTTGGCATCTCTAGACAAGTTGAGAATATTGATGAAGAAAAGCTTAAACGGCAATATAGAAAACTCGCAATGAAATACCATCCTGACAAAAATCCGGAAGGAAGGGAAAAGTTTCTTGCTGTGCAGAAAGCATATGAGCGTCTACAG GCTACCATGCAAGGGTTGCAAGGTCCACAACCTTGGAGGTTGCTTCTTTTGTTGAAAGGTCAATGTATATTGTACAGACGTTATGGAAATGTACTCGAACCATTCAAATATGCAGGTTATCCAATGCTGCTAAATGCTGTAACAGTGGACAAGGAAGATAACAATTTTCTTGCATCTGATAGAGCACCTCTCCTCGTGGCAGCATCAGAACTTTTGTGGCTCAC ATGTGCATCTTCTTCGTTGAATGGTGAAGAACTAGTGAGGGACAGTGGAATTAAGCTTCTTGCTGTTCTTCTTTCTCGTTGCATGTGTGTGGTGCAACCAACTACTTCTGCAAACGAACCATCTGCTATCATTGTTACCAATGTCATGCGAACCTTTTCTGTTCTAAGCCAGTTTGATAGTGCAAGGGTTGAGATGCTTGAATTTTCTGGACTAGTTGATGACATAGTTCATTGCACTGAACTTGAGCTAATACCAGCAGCTGTTGATGCTGCTCTCCAAACTATTGCCCACGTTTCTGTTTCCTCTGAATTTCAGGATGCCTTGCTAAAAGCTGGGGTCTTATG GTACCTTTTGCCTTTGTTGCTTCAATATGACGCAACAGCGGAGGATTCTGACACAAAGGAGTCACATGGTGTCGGAGCCAGTGTTCAAATTGCAAAGAATTTGCATGCCTTGCGCGCTTCTCAGGCCCTCTCAAGGCTTAGTGGTATGTGTAGTGATGACAGTCTTACACCCTATAACCAGGCTGCAGCTGATGCTCTCCGTAGATTGTTAACTCCAAAAGTTGCTAGTCTTTTGAAGGATCCAGAACCTAAAGATCTACTGTCCAAAATAAATGCAAACTTGGAATCACCTGAG ATTATTTGGAACTCATCCACACGAGCAGAACTTCTGAAGTTTGTAGATCAGCAGCGCAGTAGCCAGGGCCCTGATGGGTCATATGATTTGAAAGATTCACACGAATTTGTGTATGAGGCATTGTCAAAAGAGCTCTATGTGGGCAATGTTTATCTGAGGGTTTACAATGATCAACCAGATTTTGAGATTAGTTGTCCAGAGGTTTTTGGTGTTGCTTTAGTTGAATTCATAGCGGACCTTGTGCATAATCAGTACTTTGTAGATTCTGCTTCTCAAAATAAACCTGTTATTACTAGTGACAGCTGTAGTTCACAAAATGAACTTAATTCCAGTGTTCAATCTCCCAAGGCTGAGCAACTTAACAATGAGGCTTCTGGATCAATTAGTCAGCTGGGCGAGCCTGTTGACACAATGTCAGCATCAGATGGACAGGGTCCTGAGGAGGAAGAAGCTTTATTGGTCAAGAACCTTCAATTTGGATTGATCTCCTTAAAG AATTTGCTAACACGGTATCCAAATCTGGCTTCCATCTTTTCTACCAAAGACAAGCTATTACCACTGTTTGAATGTTTTTCTGTTGCTGTTCCATCAAAATGCAACATTGCTCAACTTTGTCTCGGTGTGCTGTCACTTTTAACTGCATATGCTCCCTGCTTAGAGGCTATGGTTGCTGATGGATCTGGTCTTCTCCTTTTACTACAAATGCTCCACTCCAATCCTCAATGTCGTGAAGGGGTTCTTCATGTTCTTTATGCATTGGCAAGTACTGCAGAACTCGCCTGGTCAGCTGCCAAGCATGGTGGTGTTGTATATATTCTTGAAATTCTCTTACCTCTGCAGG ATGAAATTCCTCTTCAACAAAGAGCTGCTGCCGCCTCCTTGTTGGGAAAACTCATTGGGCAGCCCATGCATGGCCCTAGAGTTGCTATAACTCTTGCTAGATTTCTTCCAGATGGCCTAGTATCAGTTATCAGGGATGGACCTGGTGAGGCTGTAGTGGCAGCTGTAGACCAAACAACCGAGACACCAGAACTTGTATGGACATCAGCAATGGCAGCCTCATTGTCTGCCCAAATTGCAACTATGGCTTCAGACTTGTACCGTGAGCAGATGAAAGGCCGTGTCATTGATTGGGATGTGCCTGAGCAGGCATCTACGCAACAAGAAATGAGAGATGAGCCTCAG GTTGGAGGAATATATGTTAGATTGTTTCTAAAAGACCCCAAATTCCCTCTAAGAAATCCAAAGAGATTTTTAGAAGGATTGTTGGATCAATATTTGTCATCTATTGCTGCCACACATTATGATACACAAGCTTTTAACCCTGAGCTTCCTCTTCTCCTATCTGCTGCGTTGGTTTCGTTATTGCGAGTGCATCCAGCACTAGCAGATCATGTTGGGTATCTTGGATATGTACCCAAACTTGTTTCTGCCGTGGCTTATGAAGCCAGACGAGAAACTATGTCATCAGGGGAAGCAAACAATGGCAACTATGAGGAGAGAACTCATGAACCTAGTGATGAATCAGAACAGCCTGCACAAACTCCACAGGAACGTGTGCGTCTGAGCTGTTTACGTGTCCTACATCAACTGGCAGCTAGTACTACATGTGCAGAAGCTATGGCAGCAACTAGTGTTGGAACTCCTCAG GTTGTTCCTCTTCTAATGAAAGCTATAGGATGGAATGGTGGAAGCATACTTGCACTCGAGACCCTAAAGCGTGTTGTGGTTGCTGGAAATCGAGCCAGGGATGCTCTTGTTGCCCAAGGGCTTAA GGTTGGGCTTGTCGAAGTACTCCTTGGGCTTCTTGATTGGAGAGCTGGGGGAAGGAATGGACTATGCTCTCAAATGAAATGGAATGAATCTGAAGCCTCTATTGGCAGGGTGCTAGCAATAGAG